GTCCGTGATCGTATAGGTACTTGGAGAAAATCCTGAGCCCGTTTCCGCTCTTTTCGGCTTCGCTGCCGTCGGGATTCAGTATCCTGAGCCCGAAATCCGCCCTGTCCGAAGGCACGAGAAGGAGAATACCGTCCGAGCCTACGCCGTAGTTCCTGTTGCAGAGAAGCTTCGTCACCCGAGGCGTGAGCTCAAAGGATATCCGGGAGGCGTCCAGCACGAAATAATCGTTTCCGAGCCCGTGAGATTTTACGAAATTGTTCATATGCTTATTCCTCCACGCAGCCTGCCGATTCAGACATATAATGCCCAGGCCAATCAGAATGTTAGCAGCGTGCTATTCTATGAATCCGCTAACCCGCAGCGTCCCTTCAAGCCCGGTTTTCATTATTCGATTATAACCCTCCCCCTGTGCCCGTCCCTTCTGAGGTTCGAGGCGGCTCTTTCGGCGTCGCGCTTATCGGAGTACTGCCCGACCCTGACCCTGTAATAGTTATTACCGCTCACCTCTATGGACTCGACTCTGACGTCATCGTACCTGACATCGAGCTTTCTTTTCAGGTTAACCGCGTTAATCCGGTCGCTGAAGGAGCCCACCTGTACTGTGTAGAGCGCGTTGAAAATTCCACCCTGCCTTGTTGAAGGCGTAGAGACGACTTCAACCTTCACCTTGACCGTGCCTTTCTGAACCATGCCGATAGATTGTGCGGGGGCGTGGGATAGGTCGATGATGCGGCCTCTGACGAAGGGGCCCCGGTCGTTAATCTTGACGAGCACGTCCCTGCCGTTCTCCAGATTGGTGACCCTGACCACGGTTCCCATCGGAAGGCTCTTGTGAGCAGCCGTGTATGCGTGCTTGCTGAAGCGCTCACCGTTTGCGGCGTAACGGTTATGCTCCTCTATCCCGTACCAGGAAGCTATGCCGACTTGCGTGTACCCCTCTTCGACATATCCGCCCGAAGGATAATCAGGCATACGGGTCGATTCAACCCCCTTTTTCGCGCACGAAAACACTACAGGGAGAAGTAACAATAATAGAATTATTCTATTATTCATGCTCTCTTGCGTTCAGATAGGGGATGTAAGCAACGATGAATTCCCGCCTATAGCATGGAGCCGGGGGTCGGGGCCAGGCCATAGGGATACGAGATCACTTCGATACTGACCCTTACAATTCCCCTGTTTACGATTCCTATAGCTTTGGCCGCCGCGCGGGAAAGGTCGATAACGCGGCTTCTTACAAACGGTCCCCTATCGTTAACTTCCACTATTACCTCTTTACCGTTTCTTAAATTCCTGACCTTTACCTTTGTTCCGAACGGGAGGTTTCTGTGAGCCCCGGTAAACTCGTTCATATCGTAATATTTACCGCTTGCCGTTTTCTTGCCGTGAAAAGCCTTCCCGTACCAGGAAGCGTTTCCGTACTGCATCGGCTGTTCGGAAGACACAGAGGGCAGGACAAAGAAAAGAAGCAACAGAACTGAAAATAAGCCTAGTTTGATCTTCATAGCGTCTAAACTCTGTAATTTATCTATTTTCCCTTAATTTTCTTGAGATTGTCAAGGATTCGAATAAAATTAACTCAAAACAGGAAAGGACCCAGCATGCAATACTCACCCGAAGAGTTCTCACTCATAAGAAGGCTGCCGCCCTATGTATTCAGTATAGTGAACGAGCTTAAGCACAGAGCACGGGCACGGGGAGAAGACATAATCGACCTGGGAATGGGCAACCCCGACCAGGCCACGCCCGAGCACATCGTCAATAAACTGATAGAGACATCGAAAGACCCGAGGGCTCACAGGTACTCGTCTTCGGCGGGTATCCAGAAGCTGAGGATCGCCATAGCGGACTGGTATAAGAGGAATTACGACGTGGACGTTGACCCGGATTCGGAAGTGGTGGTTACAATAGGCTCAAAAGAGGGGATATCCCACCTCATGCTTTCGATCCTTTCTCCGGGGGATACGGTCATTGTTCCGAACCCCTCCTATCCGATTCATATATACTCCGTTATCATCGCGCGGGGGGACGTGCACAGCATACCTTACACGAGAGACTCCAACCTACTTGAAGGAATCGAGAAAGCCGTCAGGGAAACCTGGCCGAAACCCAAGGTGCTCATGATTTCCTTTCCGAATAATCCTACTACGAAAGTTGTCGATCAGGATTTTTTCAAGGACGTCTATGAGCTCGCAAGGGAGGCCGGATTAATAGTCGTTCATGATTTCGCCTACGCGGAGCTTTGCTTCGACGGCTACCAGGCACCCAGCTTCCTGCAGGTGCCCGGCGCCAAGGAATTAGGGGTGGAGTTCTACTCGCTTTCCAAAAGCTACAGCATGCCGGGATGGCGCGTGGGATTTATGGTCGGAAACGCAAGAATAGTATCCGCGCTGACGCGGATTAAAAGCTATCTGGACTACGGAATCTTTACCCCCATACAGGTCGCGTCCATAACGGCGCTCAACGGCCCGCAGGACTGCGTGGAGGAAATCAGACAGTCCTATAAACTCAGAAGGGACAGGCTGGTAGAGGGACTATCAAGAGCGGGCTGGGAGATACCCAAGCCGAAAGGGACGATGTTCGTCTGGGGGGAAATGCCGGAAGAATACAAGGAAATGGGATCGCTCGAGTTTTCCAAGCTTCTGATCAATGAAGCCAAGGTCGCCGTTTCCCCCGGCATAGGCTTCGGGAATTACGGGGAGGGCTTTGTCAGGTTCGCGCTTGTAGAGAATGAAAAAAGAATAATGCAGGCCGTAAGGGGTATCAGGAGATTTTTGAAGAGTTAATTATAAATTCCTAAATTTTCAGAAAGCACCACAATAAAAGCTGACGTATGAATATCAATAGTCGAAGTTAAAAAACAAGTCCGCGCCCGACTCCTCCCCTATTTCACTCTCAACTGTCATGAAATCGGTAACCCTGTATTCGATAACAGCCCTGTTGGCTGTAACGGTCGAGGAAGGAAGTCCCGGACTGAAAAAATACCTTTCGTAAAAAAAGCGCTCGTAGGACATGCGC
The DNA window shown above is from Deltaproteobacteria bacterium and carries:
- a CDS encoding septal ring lytic transglycosylase RlpA family protein gives rise to the protein MNNRIILLLLLLPVVFSCAKKGVESTRMPDYPSGGYVEEGYTQVGIASWYGIEEHNRYAANGERFSKHAYTAAHKSLPMGTVVRVTNLENGRDVLVKINDRGPFVRGRIIDLSHAPAQSIGMVQKGTVKVKVEVVSTPSTRQGGIFNALYTVQVGSFSDRINAVNLKRKLDVRYDDVRVESIEVSGNNYYRVRVGQYSDKRDAERAASNLRRDGHRGRVIIE
- a CDS encoding septal ring lytic transglycosylase RlpA family protein; this translates as MKIKLGLFSVLLLLFFVLPSVSSEQPMQYGNASWYGKAFHGKKTASGKYYDMNEFTGAHRNLPFGTKVKVRNLRNGKEVIVEVNDRGPFVRSRVIDLSRAAAKAIGIVNRGIVRVSIEVISYPYGLAPTPGSML
- a CDS encoding aminotransferase class I/II-fold pyridoxal phosphate-dependent enzyme; this translates as MQYSPEEFSLIRRLPPYVFSIVNELKHRARARGEDIIDLGMGNPDQATPEHIVNKLIETSKDPRAHRYSSSAGIQKLRIAIADWYKRNYDVDVDPDSEVVVTIGSKEGISHLMLSILSPGDTVIVPNPSYPIHIYSVIIARGDVHSIPYTRDSNLLEGIEKAVRETWPKPKVLMISFPNNPTTKVVDQDFFKDVYELAREAGLIVVHDFAYAELCFDGYQAPSFLQVPGAKELGVEFYSLSKSYSMPGWRVGFMVGNARIVSALTRIKSYLDYGIFTPIQVASITALNGPQDCVEEIRQSYKLRRDRLVEGLSRAGWEIPKPKGTMFVWGEMPEEYKEMGSLEFSKLLINEAKVAVSPGIGFGNYGEGFVRFALVENEKRIMQAVRGIRRFLKS